In the Carboxydothermus hydrogenoformans Z-2901 genome, one interval contains:
- a CDS encoding DUF6711 family protein: MAFKINGQVMPTPQDIGLEWYVLTKSGRVASGKMTMEYVAQKRKLNCKYTLLKESQLNAIKAQIYQPGRVFFTVTYDDTDGEKTITCYAGAIKAKPLTRDSSGEMLYENVEFALIEQ; this comes from the coding sequence GTGGCATTTAAAATTAACGGCCAAGTCATGCCAACACCACAGGATATAGGCCTGGAGTGGTATGTGTTAACCAAATCCGGGCGGGTAGCTTCTGGGAAAATGACAATGGAATATGTGGCCCAGAAGCGAAAATTAAACTGCAAGTATACACTTTTAAAAGAAAGTCAGCTAAACGCAATTAAAGCGCAAATTTACCAGCCTGGTAGGGTTTTTTTCACGGTAACTTATGATGATACAGACGGCGAAAAAACGATAACCTGCTATGCCGGAGCAATCAAAGCTAAACCGCTTACGAGGGATAGCTCCGGGGAAATGTTGTACGAGAATGTGGAATTTGCGCTAATCGAACAGTAA
- a CDS encoding prophage LambdaCh01, tail tape measure protein yields MEVGRLFVLMGVDMSNLIRSLKEAELRVKDFADETKKQFKDLGENIQKVGEKMSLAITAPLTFIGRQMVNTAMDAIESENLFEVSFGNMADAARKWSEETAKALGISAYSLRQNAGMFFTMFKSMGFSNDAALRMSESLTQLSYDMASFYNLKPEEAFEKLRAGITGETEPLKALGILVDEETAKQYAYQTGIAKTGEELSQTQKVIARYGLILKQTAAAQGDLARTAESPANQARKLREQWRDLSVTIGSILLPVITRMIDLLSKAIYIYQQLPRPLQVVTVAFTVLIAAVGPLLTVFGALVTILPQLTAGFAALSTVLARNPIVAIVMALAAAFGMYWINAQLAKKANEDMAKTNPNEIYKKYTDIFKEATKATANTTKEIKKFLAAFDEVYNVIEETEQANLGSAVENLLPEWDITTPTTPTEGTGENESPLKPPPIVPPARNQQPPWGATPQPAEETAGTWERVRNRISEIWEELQRRWEEVKSRLQWPIPAPALAPEWQTKLQNVWEGIKRGWETVKNGIVVGVPSLVTGIATNLATLPGRLQTTWNTVKTSASTVWGNIKEKFREIISGIPGLAQTYATQIGQKLEPVKTKAQQVWNTTKEKFREIISSIPSLAQTYATQIGQKFEPLKATVRSVWENIKTNFNTIIGSLPGLAQGIATKVGNFLSGIWEKVKGLKTELSALAGGGLAALLAALGKRILPNIPIPAYASGGIVTTPQVALVGEKEPEAIIPLSKLDALLSSIQGEQTVINLNIGTLVADEAGLRELERRLARVRIDEQRRVVMSGI; encoded by the coding sequence ATGGAAGTAGGACGGCTTTTTGTTTTGATGGGCGTAGATATGAGCAATCTCATAAGAAGTTTAAAAGAAGCAGAGTTAAGGGTGAAAGATTTTGCTGATGAAACCAAAAAACAATTCAAAGATTTAGGAGAAAACATCCAAAAAGTTGGCGAAAAAATGTCGCTTGCCATAACAGCACCATTGACTTTTATTGGCCGGCAAATGGTTAACACCGCTATGGATGCCATAGAAAGCGAAAACTTATTCGAGGTTTCCTTTGGTAACATGGCAGATGCAGCCCGTAAATGGAGCGAAGAAACAGCTAAAGCGCTGGGAATTAGCGCTTATTCCCTGCGCCAAAACGCCGGGATGTTTTTTACCATGTTTAAAAGCATGGGTTTTTCAAACGATGCCGCTCTCCGTATGTCGGAAAGCTTGACCCAATTATCGTATGATATGGCTAGCTTTTACAATTTAAAGCCCGAAGAAGCCTTTGAGAAACTGCGTGCTGGAATTACCGGAGAAACTGAACCATTGAAAGCGCTGGGTATACTTGTTGATGAAGAAACGGCCAAGCAATATGCCTACCAGACTGGTATAGCAAAGACCGGAGAAGAACTATCCCAAACTCAAAAAGTTATTGCAAGGTATGGGCTTATCTTAAAACAAACCGCAGCAGCACAAGGCGACCTGGCACGGACAGCAGAAAGCCCGGCTAACCAGGCCAGAAAATTAAGGGAACAATGGCGGGATTTATCGGTAACGATTGGCAGTATTTTACTGCCTGTAATTACTCGAATGATAGACCTTTTAAGTAAAGCTATTTACATTTATCAGCAATTACCAAGACCATTGCAGGTTGTGACTGTTGCTTTTACGGTGTTAATAGCTGCTGTTGGTCCGCTATTAACGGTATTCGGAGCACTGGTAACAATCCTGCCACAATTAACAGCTGGCTTTGCTGCTTTAAGTACAGTTTTAGCAAGAAACCCGATTGTTGCAATAGTTATGGCGCTTGCTGCGGCTTTCGGTATGTACTGGATAAATGCCCAATTAGCTAAAAAAGCCAATGAAGACATGGCCAAGACCAATCCAAACGAAATCTATAAAAAATATACCGATATTTTTAAGGAAGCGACAAAGGCCACAGCTAACACAACGAAAGAAATAAAGAAGTTTTTAGCAGCATTTGATGAAGTGTATAACGTTATCGAAGAAACGGAGCAAGCAAATTTGGGGAGTGCGGTAGAGAACCTGCTACCTGAATGGGATATAACCACTCCTACAACGCCAACGGAAGGAACAGGGGAAAATGAAAGTCCATTAAAACCACCGCCGATAGTACCCCCGGCAAGAAACCAGCAACCTCCCTGGGGTGCAACGCCACAACCAGCAGAAGAAACAGCAGGAACTTGGGAGCGAGTAAGAAACCGTATAAGTGAGATATGGGAAGAATTACAACGGCGCTGGGAGGAAGTAAAAAGCAGGTTGCAATGGCCGATACCGGCACCAGCTTTAGCTCCTGAATGGCAAACAAAGTTACAAAATGTCTGGGAAGGAATTAAACGCGGCTGGGAAACAGTCAAAAACGGAATTGTAGTTGGCGTCCCGTCGCTGGTAACCGGAATTGCCACAAACCTGGCCACACTACCGGGCCGTTTGCAAACAACCTGGAATACCGTAAAAACAAGTGCCAGCACAGTTTGGGGCAATATAAAGGAAAAATTCCGGGAAATAATAAGTGGCATCCCTGGCCTTGCACAGACTTATGCGACGCAAATCGGGCAAAAATTAGAACCGGTAAAAACAAAGGCACAGCAGGTATGGAACACCACAAAAGAAAAATTCAGGGAAATAATAAGCAGTATTCCCAGCCTTGCACAGACTTATGCAACACAGATTGGGCAAAAATTTGAGCCGTTAAAAGCTACTGTTAGAAGCGTTTGGGAAAACATAAAAACAAACTTTAATACGATAATCGGGAGCTTGCCGGGCTTAGCGCAAGGAATAGCGACTAAAGTTGGTAATTTTTTAAGCGGAATATGGGAAAAGGTCAAAGGATTAAAAACCGAGTTAAGCGCACTTGCAGGTGGCGGATTGGCCGCGCTTTTAGCTGCATTAGGGAAACGAATACTGCCCAATATCCCAATCCCAGCTTATGCCTCCGGTGGAATCGTAACCACTCCACAGGTTGCTCTGGTAGGGGAGAAAGAACCAGAAGCAATAATTCCACTCTCAAAACTGGATGCATTACTTAGCAGCATACAGGGCGAGCAAACAGTAATAAATTTGAACATTGGTACTTTAGTCGCAGATGAAGCAGGTTTACGAGAATTGGAACGCAGACTTGCAAGAGTAAGAATTGACGAACAAAGGCGGGTGGTAATGAGTGGCATTTAA
- a CDS encoding phage tail assembly protein T: MDGLTVRELNDILNSLTDFISIRDYKEWSKFAFLAATMANLLAGKKGKAYEIEDFIGPPPWEKKKQKTKEEMREELEELKKKLGGDV, encoded by the coding sequence GTGGACGGATTAACGGTCAGAGAGTTAAACGATATTCTAAACTCTCTGACCGATTTTATTTCTATTAGGGATTATAAGGAATGGAGCAAATTTGCATTTTTAGCTGCAACAATGGCTAATTTGTTAGCCGGGAAAAAAGGAAAAGCGTATGAAATAGAAGATTTTATTGGACCGCCACCGTGGGAAAAGAAGAAGCAAAAGACAAAGGAAGAAATGCGGGAAGAACTGGAGGAACTAAAGAAAAAGTTAGGTGGTGATGTGTAA
- a CDS encoding phage tail tube protein: MAQMGVDFLLYVNTSTDPATPTWVLVGGQKGATLNLSNDGIDVTTKDSNGWKEEVPGFNSWSIDFEGLALESDNGLSAIETAYMNRQTIKVKLEMPSGTTYTGNARIEKFSYDGPHDDPVNVKGTLAGTGALTKA; the protein is encoded by the coding sequence ATGGCGCAAATGGGTGTTGATTTTTTACTTTACGTTAATACCAGTACGGATCCGGCAACTCCTACCTGGGTTTTAGTTGGCGGTCAAAAAGGTGCCACTTTAAACCTGTCAAATGATGGAATAGATGTAACCACCAAAGACAGCAACGGTTGGAAAGAAGAAGTTCCTGGTTTTAATAGCTGGAGTATAGACTTTGAGGGGTTAGCACTTGAAAGTGATAACGGGTTATCGGCTATAGAAACCGCTTACATGAACCGGCAAACCATAAAGGTAAAACTGGAAATGCCCAGCGGGACAACCTATACTGGAAATGCACGGATAGAAAAATTTAGTTATGATGGGCCTCACGATGACCCGGTGAATGTGAAAGGTACTTTAGCCGGGACCGGGGCTTTAACAAAAGCTTAA
- a CDS encoding minor capsid protein has translation MLETIANYLQQQGLAVLRVDMFVGIMPDTPDDCVALFETGGFKPELVTAALVEYPTFQVMVRGSEYQSARQRINEIYKTLHGNTSIFYLIAAQQSPAYLGTDKNGRYEFSVNFKVTKTF, from the coding sequence ATGTTAGAAACCATTGCAAATTACCTGCAACAGCAAGGATTAGCAGTGTTAAGAGTAGATATGTTTGTTGGCATTATGCCTGATACTCCGGACGATTGCGTCGCACTTTTTGAAACTGGCGGTTTTAAGCCGGAGTTAGTAACAGCTGCTTTGGTGGAATACCCTACCTTTCAGGTGATGGTGCGGGGAAGTGAATACCAGTCGGCACGGCAAAGAATAAACGAAATTTACAAAACATTACACGGGAACACTTCAATTTTTTATTTGATTGCTGCCCAGCAGAGCCCGGCCTATCTTGGCACGGATAAAAACGGGCGGTATGAATTCAGCGTGAATTTTAAGGTGACAAAAACTTTTTAA
- a CDS encoding HK97 gp10 family phage protein — MADYKFEWHGEKVLSKVDKAIRTALLTAGADLQRKSAKQAPKEYGDLEADCKVSDIKNEGNRFYVTVGYSLPYAIKQHEDLTLRHPNPRSKLSVPGRKAKYLEDPYKENVNKYEKLIANAIHEEIGD, encoded by the coding sequence ATGGCGGATTATAAATTTGAATGGCACGGGGAGAAGGTATTAAGCAAGGTTGATAAAGCTATAAGGACCGCATTACTTACTGCTGGAGCCGACCTGCAAAGGAAGTCAGCAAAGCAAGCGCCAAAAGAATACGGTGACCTGGAAGCAGATTGCAAAGTTAGTGATATTAAAAATGAAGGCAATCGATTTTATGTCACGGTTGGGTACAGCTTACCTTATGCGATAAAACAACACGAAGACTTAACTCTAAGGCATCCAAACCCAAGAAGTAAGTTATCAGTGCCAGGAAGAAAAGCAAAATATCTTGAAGATCCTTATAAAGAAAACGTAAATAAATACGAAAAATTAATTGCTAATGCCATCCATGAGGAAATAGGTGATTAA
- a CDS encoding DnaT-like ssDNA-binding protein, with protein MALSYVDLTEAEEYFAGKLFADEWHNVDSKTKEKALIEATKRINRLQFKGIKANPTQLLEFPRAYPSIGTQNNNKGLSFGFSIGYVYEDTINENVKAATCEEALALLKYGNSARTKAQEQNVVRVSFGDVSEEYKASLKLLSKEALELLKPYLAGAVAIK; from the coding sequence ATGGCCTTAAGCTATGTAGACCTGACCGAAGCAGAAGAATACTTTGCCGGGAAGCTTTTCGCAGATGAGTGGCATAATGTAGATAGCAAAACAAAAGAAAAAGCTTTAATTGAAGCAACAAAACGAATTAATCGCTTGCAATTTAAAGGAATAAAAGCCAACCCGACACAGCTTTTAGAATTTCCCAGAGCTTATCCTTCGATTGGTACACAAAACAACAACAAGGGATTAAGCTTTGGTTTTAGCATTGGTTACGTTTACGAAGACACGATTAACGAAAACGTAAAAGCCGCAACCTGCGAAGAAGCTCTGGCTTTGCTGAAATACGGCAATAGTGCCAGGACAAAAGCGCAGGAACAAAATGTGGTCCGGGTAAGCTTTGGAGACGTAAGCGAAGAGTATAAAGCAAGCTTAAAACTGCTGAGCAAGGAAGCATTGGAGCTACTAAAGCCCTATCTTGCCGGGGCGGTGGCGATAAAATGA
- a CDS encoding major capsid protein: MTTKIADVIIPEVFNPYVIQRTMELSELYQSGILSTGEEFDRLASSSSHVVNMPFWNDLTGEDEVLTDQGALTPGKITAGQDIAVILRRGRAWGANDLAAALAGDDPMLVIGDLVADYWRRRMQAALISILKGVFAAPTMATNLHDISANTGDAAKFTGATFIDALQKLGDAKEKLTAVVMHSAVEAALSKQNLIQTIQPSENMPQIKTYMGKRVIVDDSCPVDTTNGVFTTFIFAQGAIGYGNGNPVGFVPTETDRDSLAGEDYLITRKTFILHPRGVKYVGAPNPSNTELENGTNWERVYEPKAIRMVAFIHKI, encoded by the coding sequence ATGACTACCAAAATCGCTGATGTGATTATTCCTGAGGTGTTTAATCCGTATGTGATACAAAGAACCATGGAACTTTCTGAACTTTATCAAAGCGGTATTCTCTCTACCGGTGAAGAGTTTGACCGCTTGGCCTCCAGCTCGTCCCATGTTGTCAATATGCCCTTCTGGAACGACCTTACCGGAGAAGACGAGGTTTTAACCGACCAGGGGGCATTAACACCTGGCAAGATTACTGCTGGACAAGATATCGCAGTAATTCTCCGTCGGGGTCGTGCATGGGGAGCTAATGACCTTGCCGCAGCTTTAGCCGGCGACGATCCAATGCTGGTAATTGGCGACCTTGTAGCTGACTACTGGAGACGGCGGATGCAAGCGGCTTTAATCAGTATCCTCAAAGGTGTATTCGCCGCTCCGACAATGGCAACTAATTTACACGATATTTCTGCTAATACCGGAGATGCTGCCAAGTTTACTGGCGCGACTTTTATTGATGCTTTGCAAAAGCTGGGAGATGCCAAAGAAAAGCTTACAGCAGTAGTAATGCATTCTGCAGTTGAAGCTGCGCTTTCAAAACAAAATCTTATCCAAACTATTCAGCCGTCTGAGAATATGCCTCAAATTAAAACCTATATGGGCAAACGGGTAATCGTAGATGATAGTTGCCCTGTTGATACCACTAATGGTGTATTTACCACTTTCATCTTCGCCCAGGGGGCTATCGGATACGGTAACGGCAACCCTGTTGGCTTTGTACCAACTGAAACCGACCGGGACAGTCTGGCTGGCGAAGATTACCTGATTACCCGGAAAACCTTCATTTTACACCCACGGGGTGTTAAGTATGTAGGCGCACCCAACCCCAGCAATACCGAACTTGAGAACGGGACCAACTGGGAACGTGTCTATGAACCGAAAGCGATTCGTATGGTAGCATTCATTCACAAAATTTAA
- a CDS encoding capsid assembly scaffolding protein Gp46 family protein, with product MNDDALNKTNSNPADAGQDNQNNKQAETKTFTQEELERIIAERLKREREKFKDYAELKKAAEELQKLKEAQMTEQEKLQAKLQEYERILQEKERETKEAQIQATKVKVLTELGLPLDLAGRIFGEDEESIRQDAEALKKLLGIASKPIGGGTNPTTTNSGIQNPWRKETFNLTLQGKILKENPALAQKLMAEAGVK from the coding sequence ATGAATGATGATGCTTTAAACAAAACCAATTCCAATCCTGCTGACGCCGGGCAGGATAATCAAAACAACAAACAGGCGGAAACTAAAACCTTTACGCAAGAGGAGTTAGAGCGGATTATCGCTGAACGCCTCAAGCGGGAAAGGGAAAAATTCAAAGACTACGCCGAGCTAAAGAAGGCGGCAGAAGAACTGCAAAAACTCAAGGAAGCCCAGATGACCGAACAGGAGAAACTTCAGGCCAAACTCCAGGAGTATGAAAGAATACTCCAGGAAAAAGAACGTGAGACCAAAGAAGCTCAAATCCAGGCAACTAAAGTGAAGGTATTGACTGAACTGGGCTTACCGTTAGACCTTGCCGGACGCATCTTCGGAGAAGATGAAGAATCAATCCGGCAGGATGCGGAAGCGCTCAAAAAACTGCTTGGCATAGCCTCAAAACCAATTGGGGGAGGAACTAACCCGACAACAACAAATAGCGGGATACAAAATCCCTGGCGTAAGGAAACTTTCAACCTTACTTTACAAGGTAAAATTCTCAAAGAAAATCCTGCTTTGGCTCAAAAACTCATGGCTGAAGCGGGAGTAAAGTAA
- a CDS encoding prophage LambdaCh01, head morphogenesis protein SPP1 produces MPLDEKLIQQLIELYRRGFEEILQIIITKEAKGQAISYWKDMLKEVYDILNQLDEETRKWVQQVIGQVYSQASAETWAYLNSLGMAVKENPSFAQVHQRAIDVIAQNMVSSMHESFQFIGRRVNDVFRQVALEETGRKMASGTTIKDMKQRVIQRLLDQGQTAFVDKLGRKWRLDSYAEMVARTTTREAASAATINTCREAGLDLVKITTHYPTCEKCAPLQGKVFSISGQDKRYPKLTDEYRPPIHPNCRHTLQPYIRELDPDAEKVEKYSNTSLTKDPRSEEEKQAYKEMRDAVTIATNRRRAREVLLSKNYSLQDKMEAYKLLNKTYEYTGKKPVGVDGQIIKHYQLNEDKYNVIIITENIINNGPSWKKNKDIEHLRKRKRLGQIPESWGLEEYNHKIRELCSNPNNEVYLYYKKGFKQKYYVFGDKEWIAIIGQDGIIDTAFKIDKMSYEEYIKKEGMKYMGTIKELRANGQ; encoded by the coding sequence ATGCCATTGGATGAAAAATTAATCCAACAACTTATTGAACTTTACCGCCGGGGCTTTGAGGAAATCCTGCAAATCATAATCACCAAAGAAGCCAAAGGGCAGGCAATAAGCTACTGGAAGGATATGCTCAAGGAAGTTTACGACATCCTAAACCAGCTTGATGAAGAAACGCGAAAATGGGTACAGCAGGTAATAGGGCAAGTGTATTCGCAGGCCTCGGCCGAAACATGGGCTTACCTTAACAGCTTGGGAATGGCAGTAAAAGAAAACCCCAGCTTTGCCCAAGTTCATCAAAGGGCAATAGACGTGATAGCCCAGAACATGGTATCGAGTATGCACGAATCGTTCCAGTTTATTGGGCGAAGAGTTAACGATGTATTCCGGCAGGTGGCATTAGAAGAAACCGGACGCAAAATGGCCAGCGGTACCACGATAAAGGATATGAAACAGAGGGTGATTCAGCGGCTACTTGACCAGGGACAAACAGCTTTTGTGGATAAGCTGGGGAGAAAATGGCGGTTAGATAGCTACGCAGAAATGGTGGCCAGAACGACTACCAGGGAAGCGGCAAGCGCGGCCACGATAAACACCTGCCGAGAAGCGGGACTTGATTTGGTGAAGATAACGACGCATTATCCTACCTGTGAGAAATGTGCTCCGCTCCAGGGTAAGGTATTTAGCATCTCCGGCCAAGATAAGCGCTATCCAAAGTTGACGGACGAATACAGGCCGCCAATTCATCCAAACTGCCGGCATACCCTGCAACCTTATATAAGAGAACTTGACCCTGACGCGGAAAAAGTGGAGAAATATAGTAATACCTCACTCACGAAAGACCCAAGAAGCGAAGAAGAAAAGCAAGCATACAAAGAAATGCGGGATGCGGTGACAATAGCGACTAACAGGAGAAGGGCAAGGGAAGTATTATTAAGTAAAAATTATTCTTTACAAGATAAAATGGAAGCGTATAAATTACTAAATAAAACTTATGAATACACGGGGAAAAAACCTGTTGGGGTTGATGGCCAAATAATTAAGCATTATCAATTGAATGAAGATAAATACAATGTTATAATTATAACAGAAAACATTATCAATAATGGCCCAAGTTGGAAGAAAAACAAAGATATTGAACATCTTAGGAAAAGAAAAAGGCTTGGGCAAATTCCTGAAAGTTGGGGGTTAGAGGAGTATAACCATAAAATACGTGAATTATGCTCTAATCCTAATAATGAAGTATATTTATATTATAAAAAGGGTTTTAAACAAAAATATTATGTTTTTGGGGATAAAGAATGGATTGCGATAATTGGGCAAGATGGCATAATCGATACTGCATTTAAAATTGATAAAATGAGTTATGAGGAATACATTAAAAAAGAGGGTATGAAATATATGGGTACCATAAAGGAGTTGAGAGCCAATGGACAATGA
- a CDS encoding phage portal protein, which produces MILLTSLDFLAVGHKWPPPTELERLQLYDNNRKLFEGKHDQVYSQWIKLLRNDQAATLEIILNWPKRLSTLWADLLLGEPPRISAGDRNSPEQQNLERLIKENQLYNVGYEVVLDTSRFGTGLFKVRYDKRGIIEAQQPAVWFPVVKPENVKEIVAHVLAYVVEETASTLLGEKKQQYLIAEIHEKGKITTRRYALKDGRIAGLLEEEEVLTGVDDFLIVPVNNIVTSDRVHGIDDYSDLDSIIQELEIRVAQISRILDKHADPNMYGPDTALEQDPKTGEWSFRGGGKYFPVGPDEKPPGYVTWDGQLEAAFKHIEILMEQLYILSETSPAAFGQLKAGLAESGSALRRLMMAPLAKVNRIRMRFDPALKKVLRLASELEVAQGKPGAVKLENIEITWNDGLPQDDKEQAEIHSILVQNGLESRETAIRRLFQFEADTLREELMRITAEANAQVPLVFKPTIQQPEQITPSNAGGEE; this is translated from the coding sequence ATGATTTTGCTGACAAGCTTAGATTTTCTTGCGGTAGGCCATAAATGGCCGCCGCCGACAGAACTGGAAAGGCTTCAACTTTACGACAACAACCGGAAACTGTTCGAGGGCAAGCACGACCAGGTTTATTCGCAGTGGATTAAACTGCTCCGGAATGACCAAGCGGCAACGCTGGAGATAATCCTAAACTGGCCTAAGCGACTGAGCACACTTTGGGCAGACCTGCTTCTGGGCGAACCTCCGAGAATATCGGCGGGCGACAGGAATAGCCCGGAGCAGCAAAATTTGGAGCGGTTAATCAAAGAAAACCAGCTTTATAATGTGGGCTATGAAGTGGTTTTAGATACAAGCCGCTTTGGGACGGGCCTCTTTAAGGTGCGCTACGACAAGCGGGGAATCATTGAGGCCCAGCAACCGGCGGTATGGTTTCCGGTAGTGAAGCCGGAAAATGTGAAAGAGATTGTGGCCCATGTCCTGGCTTATGTGGTTGAAGAAACCGCTTCGACTTTGCTGGGCGAGAAAAAACAGCAGTATTTGATTGCCGAAATTCACGAGAAAGGGAAAATCACTACTCGAAGATATGCGCTTAAAGATGGCAGAATTGCCGGGCTATTGGAGGAGGAAGAAGTTTTAACTGGAGTGGATGACTTCCTAATAGTGCCGGTAAACAACATTGTCACTTCTGACCGTGTCCACGGTATTGACGATTACTCGGATTTGGACAGCATAATTCAAGAACTGGAGATAAGAGTAGCGCAAATAAGCAGAATCCTTGACAAGCACGCGGATCCAAACATGTATGGTCCGGATACGGCGCTGGAGCAAGATCCTAAAACTGGCGAATGGTCATTCCGAGGTGGTGGCAAGTACTTTCCCGTAGGACCGGACGAAAAGCCACCGGGTTACGTCACCTGGGATGGCCAGCTTGAAGCTGCATTTAAGCATATTGAGATTTTGATGGAACAACTTTACATTCTAAGCGAAACTTCACCTGCGGCGTTTGGGCAGCTTAAAGCTGGGTTAGCCGAAAGTGGAAGTGCACTCCGTCGCCTTATGATGGCCCCGCTGGCAAAAGTAAATAGAATTAGAATGCGGTTTGACCCGGCGCTCAAGAAAGTTCTCCGGCTTGCGAGTGAGCTTGAAGTAGCCCAGGGCAAGCCGGGAGCTGTGAAGCTGGAAAATATCGAGATAACCTGGAACGACGGCCTACCGCAGGACGACAAAGAACAAGCGGAAATTCATTCCATACTGGTACAAAATGGGCTGGAAAGCCGAGAAACAGCAATACGGCGATTATTCCAGTTTGAAGCGGATACTTTGAGAGAAGAACTTATGCGGATAACTGCTGAGGCAAATGCACAGGTACCGTTGGTATTTAAGCCGACGATACAACAACCAGAGCAAATAACGCCGTCTAATGCTGGCGGTGAAGAATAA
- a CDS encoding PBSX family phage terminase large subunit, with product MEKIKLSELIAPSFYEIHNDIKHNRYTHYWLKGGRGSGKSSFASIEIILGMMKDPNANAVVLRKVKETLKDSVFEQLIWAIEKLKVSDYWDIKHNPMEMTYIPTGQKILFRGADKPKKIRSTKVSKGYIKFIWYEEVDEFNGMEEIRIINQSLMRGGEQFVVFYTYNPPNRVNAWVNEEILIERPDRKVHHSTYLTVPREWLGEQFLIEAEHLKRINERAYRHEYLGEITGTGGEIFSNITIRKITDDEIKAFDRIRRGIDWGYAVDPVHYTVCHYDRTRRRLFIFYEIHQVGLSNRRLAELIKEENKLNSPITADSAEPKSIAELKSYGLKVYGAKKGPGSVEFGIKFLQDLEEIVIDPERCPNTAREFLNYELEKDNNGNFKADFPDKNNHSIDAVRYALENDMVERNRTVVDKPKGW from the coding sequence ATGGAGAAAATTAAGCTCAGTGAATTAATAGCACCGAGCTTTTATGAAATACACAACGATATAAAACACAACAGGTATACACACTATTGGCTAAAAGGTGGACGTGGCAGCGGTAAATCCTCTTTTGCAAGCATAGAGATAATACTTGGGATGATGAAAGACCCTAACGCTAATGCAGTGGTTTTGAGAAAAGTTAAAGAAACGCTAAAGGATAGTGTCTTTGAACAATTGATTTGGGCAATTGAGAAATTGAAAGTAAGCGACTATTGGGATATTAAACATAACCCAATGGAGATGACATATATCCCAACGGGGCAAAAAATACTTTTTAGAGGTGCTGATAAGCCTAAAAAAATCAGATCTACGAAAGTATCAAAAGGCTATATCAAGTTCATTTGGTATGAAGAAGTTGACGAGTTTAACGGCATGGAGGAAATACGAATCATCAATCAATCATTGATGCGGGGTGGAGAACAATTTGTTGTATTTTACACTTATAATCCACCTAACAGAGTAAATGCGTGGGTAAACGAAGAGATATTGATTGAGAGACCAGACAGGAAAGTTCATCACAGCACATATTTAACTGTTCCTCGTGAATGGCTTGGGGAACAGTTTTTAATTGAAGCAGAGCATTTAAAACGGATTAACGAGAGAGCTTACCGACATGAGTATTTAGGGGAAATTACCGGAACTGGTGGGGAAATTTTTAGTAACATTACAATTCGAAAAATTACCGATGATGAAATAAAAGCATTTGACCGCATCCGCCGGGGAATTGACTGGGGTTATGCAGTAGACCCCGTTCATTATACAGTTTGCCATTATGACCGCACTCGGAGGCGGCTTTTTATTTTTTATGAAATACATCAGGTTGGTTTATCAAACAGGCGCCTGGCTGAGTTAATCAAGGAGGAAAACAAATTAAACTCACCAATAACCGCAGACAGTGCAGAACCTAAATCTATTGCCGAGTTAAAGAGTTATGGGCTGAAAGTATACGGTGCAAAGAAAGGCCCTGGAAGTGTTGAATTTGGGATTAAGTTTTTACAGGATTTAGAGGAAATAGTGATAGACCCGGAAAGATGCCCGAATACAGCCAGGGAGTTTTTGAATTACGAGTTAGAAAAAGATAACAACGGCAACTTCAAAGCCGATTTCCCCGATAAAAACAACCACAGCATTGATGCTGTTAGATATGCTTTAGAAAATGACATGGTTGAACGAAATAGAACGGTGGTAGACAAACCAAAAGGTTGGTGA